The proteins below come from a single Candidatus Eisenbacteria bacterium genomic window:
- a CDS encoding class I SAM-dependent methyltransferase, producing the protein MSEYGGYTYGSSFPLKRWLHRRRFEEAIHILSLSSDDTLLDYGCGDGFLLKQIMDRDLLPGRQLVGYEPAEVMYQQCKAQLAGTDAKIVSTLSSISNQIFSRVCCLETCEHLSDTVLADVLNDVAGSVKTDGMAVISVPVEIGIPALLKNTFRYFKNPKGRGLTLKKFIQAFLGLKIDRGEAGELSDLPYYYSHIGFDYRVFKQKLEQYLVIDAVTYSPLHILGPFLGMTVYYTCTRRPTGSHDRLQEQRS; encoded by the coding sequence ATGAGTGAGTATGGCGGTTATACCTACGGGAGCTCTTTTCCCTTGAAACGCTGGCTTCACCGGCGGCGGTTTGAAGAAGCGATTCATATTCTTTCCCTCTCATCCGATGACACCCTTCTTGATTATGGCTGCGGCGATGGTTTCCTGCTGAAGCAGATCATGGATCGGGATCTGCTCCCCGGCCGGCAACTTGTCGGATATGAACCCGCCGAGGTGATGTATCAGCAGTGCAAAGCGCAGTTGGCCGGAACTGATGCAAAAATCGTCTCAACCCTGAGCTCCATATCAAACCAGATCTTTTCGCGCGTCTGCTGTTTGGAAACCTGTGAACATTTGTCCGATACGGTGTTGGCGGATGTGTTGAATGATGTGGCGGGCTCCGTCAAAACCGATGGCATGGCCGTCATCTCCGTACCGGTTGAAATCGGCATCCCCGCCTTGCTGAAAAACACCTTTCGGTATTTTAAGAATCCAAAGGGGAGGGGGTTGACTCTCAAGAAATTCATCCAGGCTTTTCTCGGTCTGAAGATCGACAGAGGGGAGGCGGGGGAATTATCGGATCTCCCTTACTATTATTCACATATTGGATTCGACTACCGGGTCTTCAAGCAAAAGCTGGAGCAATACCTTGTCATTGATGCCGTCACCTATTCACCCTTGCACATTTTGGGACCGTTTCTCGGGATGACCGTTTATTATACATGCACCCGGCGGCCAACCGGATCTCATGACCGGTTACAGGAACAGAGGAGTTGA
- a CDS encoding GNAT family N-acetyltransferase, giving the protein MNERLEYMRLEDEKDVRALQDITSKAFHFTPPHWEIYFNRIGTANFRIVRRQGRVIGGLAVYPIGQYFGGRRLPMAGVAAVQISPEQRGYGAAGFLMKSLLEELHDEGVPLSTLYASTQAFYRKAGYEQAGNRIQYECPLVYPKNGRSDLPIHPVDPSHHAPFQSIATKRAGLSNGQLDRNETMWEKIATQKDQIVYAYLIGEESHPEGYIFFHQEKSTGLGYSLHIHDMAALTPAAGRALLDFLMGHGPIGRSAVWAGPAIEPLLCITAEQNFQVKRSMRWLTRLVDLRRALTLRGYPDGVEGEIHFMIDDDLLPANCGRFVLSVGGGKGAIREGGRGDLRARCGGIVPLYTSLFTPDQLQALGFLQAGGGVLELATKIFSGPEPWMPDMY; this is encoded by the coding sequence ATGAACGAGCGGCTCGAATACATGCGGCTTGAAGATGAAAAAGACGTGCGGGCGCTTCAAGATATCACCAGTAAAGCCTTTCATTTCACGCCGCCCCATTGGGAGATCTACTTCAACCGGATTGGCACGGCGAATTTCCGGATTGTCCGCCGCCAGGGGCGCGTTATCGGGGGTTTGGCTGTTTATCCGATCGGCCAGTACTTCGGCGGCCGCCGGCTTCCAATGGCCGGTGTCGCGGCGGTTCAAATTTCCCCCGAGCAGCGGGGGTATGGAGCGGCCGGATTCCTGATGAAGTCCCTGTTGGAGGAGTTGCATGACGAGGGTGTGCCGCTCAGCACGCTCTATGCTTCCACCCAGGCCTTTTACCGAAAGGCCGGGTATGAACAGGCCGGCAACCGGATTCAGTACGAATGTCCTCTTGTCTATCCCAAGAACGGGAGGAGTGATCTTCCCATCCACCCGGTCGACCCATCTCATCACGCACCTTTTCAATCCATCGCGACGAAACGCGCCGGGCTTTCCAATGGCCAGCTCGACCGAAACGAGACAATGTGGGAGAAAATCGCCACCCAGAAGGATCAGATCGTTTATGCCTATCTGATCGGCGAGGAATCCCATCCAGAAGGATATATTTTCTTCCATCAAGAGAAATCCACGGGCTTGGGATACTCTCTTCATATTCATGATATGGCCGCCCTCACTCCGGCCGCCGGCCGTGCGCTCTTGGATTTCCTGATGGGGCATGGGCCGATCGGCCGAAGCGCCGTATGGGCCGGGCCGGCGATTGAACCCCTTCTTTGTATAACCGCCGAACAGAATTTCCAGGTCAAGCGATCGATGCGTTGGCTGACTCGTCTTGTCGACCTGAGACGGGCGTTGACGCTCCGGGGATATCCGGACGGCGTCGAGGGGGAGATCCATTTCATGATTGATGACGACCTCTTGCCGGCGAACTGCGGACGCTTTGTTCTCAGCGTGGGGGGTGGAAAGGGGGCGATCCGCGAGGGGGGGCGTGGAGATCTCCGTGCGAGGTGTGGAGGCATCGTTCCGCTCTATACCTCTCTTTTTACGCCCGATCAGCTCCAGGCGCTGGGTTTCCTCCAGGCCGGCGGAGGCGTCCTCGAACTCGCCACAAAAATCTTCTCCGGTCCCGAGCCCTGGATGCCGGATATGTACTAG
- a CDS encoding sulfatase-like hydrolase/transferase, with product MLITRQSRFSSLLIIAAAIILSMALPSCSKAPQKPAPSVILISIDTCRPDHLSCYGYPHNTTPRIDAFARDGIRFKNTVSAVPMTLPSHCSMMTGIYPLVHGVHDNLSYRLHDSATTLAEILREHGYDTAGIIGSFVLDSRFGIQQGFTLYNDRLNSSLAADKSSGSERKAQEVTRLAEAYLQKSHNRPFFLFLHYYDPHDSYLPPEPYASAHPGRPYDGEIAYTDHCIGEVLDKLKELEIYDSSLIIITADHGEGLREHEELVHGYYIYQSTLRVPLMIKPPHASNPRELDGPASLIDIPPTILGQLGLEIPEIMQGIDLLAEGGAVSKGETTRYLLCESLIPTKFGCSPLLGVITEDWKYIQAPRAELYNLKTDSAELDNRLSAEPRHARRLSARLKNLLAEQPTGGSADSRAMPDAETRERLQSLGYISGGEIDESFTFDNSRPDPKDLLVVYQGLQNVMHLMGAGAFTEADSLCRALMKDHPDILNLHIILGDIATQKGDAAAAMEHYRRFIELSPGPDPARPDTIDPEQAQAHLGLANHLADAGELEEAIAEYREALRYIPHHVDALFNLAASLGEAGRLDEVIVTLKRLLTIKPDYAEAHYNLGYAYLLQQKFEEAADQFSEALRLQPDYADAYIELGNIQISRGRIPDAVFNYSEALRSEPGRPDVLIKYANGLLKMGRTDEALMKYREGVSRFPNFPPLANELALILASHQDPRYRDGEEAVRIATSLCERTGFSDALFMGTLAAAYAETGRFDAAVKMEEQAQRAAQSAGITALVQSSEARLALYQQRQPLRIRFGP from the coding sequence ATGCTGATAACCCGTCAGAGCCGTTTCTCATCCCTTCTAATCATCGCCGCCGCGATCATTCTGTCGATGGCCCTGCCCTCCTGCTCCAAAGCGCCGCAAAAGCCGGCTCCATCGGTCATTCTTATCAGCATAGACACCTGCAGGCCGGATCATCTCAGTTGCTATGGGTATCCGCACAACACAACGCCTCGCATCGATGCCTTCGCCCGCGACGGCATCCGTTTCAAAAACACCGTCTCGGCGGTTCCCATGACGCTGCCCTCCCACTGTTCGATGATGACGGGGATCTACCCCTTGGTCCACGGCGTTCACGACAATCTTTCCTACCGCCTTCACGACTCAGCGACGACTCTGGCTGAAATCCTTCGTGAGCACGGATACGACACCGCTGGTATCATCGGTTCTTTTGTGCTCGATTCACGATTCGGAATTCAGCAGGGGTTCACACTGTACAACGACAGGTTGAATTCCTCGTTGGCGGCGGATAAAAGCAGCGGCAGCGAACGAAAGGCCCAGGAGGTTACCCGCCTCGCCGAAGCCTACCTTCAGAAATCCCATAACCGGCCCTTCTTTCTCTTTCTGCACTATTACGATCCTCATGATTCCTATCTCCCCCCCGAGCCCTACGCCTCCGCCCACCCCGGACGGCCTTATGATGGAGAAATCGCCTACACCGATCATTGCATCGGCGAGGTTCTCGACAAGCTGAAAGAACTGGAGATTTATGACTCCAGTCTAATCATTATCACAGCTGATCATGGTGAAGGCCTGCGCGAGCACGAGGAGCTGGTGCATGGCTATTACATTTACCAGAGCACCCTCAGGGTGCCGCTGATGATCAAACCGCCCCACGCATCAAATCCCCGGGAATTGGACGGCCCGGCCTCGCTCATCGATATCCCCCCGACAATTCTGGGACAACTCGGACTCGAGATTCCCGAAATAATGCAAGGGATCGATCTGCTGGCGGAAGGAGGCGCTGTTTCCAAAGGAGAGACGACACGCTATCTTCTCTGCGAATCGCTGATTCCGACCAAGTTCGGCTGCAGCCCGCTGCTGGGCGTCATCACGGAGGATTGGAAATATATCCAGGCCCCAAGAGCTGAATTGTATAACTTAAAAACCGATAGCGCCGAACTCGACAACCGCCTGAGCGCGGAGCCGCGCCATGCGAGGCGTTTGAGCGCCAGGCTCAAAAATTTGCTGGCGGAACAGCCCACCGGCGGCAGCGCCGACAGCCGCGCGATGCCCGATGCGGAAACCCGGGAAAGGCTTCAGTCTCTGGGATATATTTCGGGCGGTGAAATCGATGAGTCCTTCACGTTTGATAACAGCCGGCCGGATCCGAAGGATCTACTGGTCGTTTATCAAGGCTTGCAAAATGTGATGCATCTGATGGGAGCGGGCGCTTTCACTGAAGCCGATTCCCTCTGCCGGGCCTTAATGAAAGATCATCCGGACATCCTGAATCTTCATATCATTCTCGGCGACATCGCCACCCAAAAGGGCGACGCGGCGGCGGCGATGGAGCACTACCGTCGTTTCATCGAGCTTTCACCGGGACCCGATCCCGCGAGGCCCGATACGATCGATCCTGAACAGGCCCAGGCTCATCTCGGCCTGGCCAACCATCTTGCCGATGCGGGGGAGCTGGAGGAGGCGATCGCTGAATACAGGGAGGCGCTTCGATATATCCCGCATCATGTCGACGCCCTGTTCAATCTCGCCGCATCGCTCGGCGAAGCCGGGCGGCTTGATGAGGTTATCGTGACGTTGAAAAGACTTCTCACCATCAAGCCGGATTATGCCGAGGCCCATTACAATCTGGGATACGCCTATCTGCTTCAGCAAAAATTTGAGGAAGCCGCCGATCAATTTTCCGAGGCGCTGCGGCTGCAACCCGATTACGCCGATGCCTATATCGAACTGGGAAATATCCAGATCTCACGGGGCCGGATTCCCGACGCCGTTTTCAATTATTCCGAAGCGCTTCGATCGGAGCCGGGCCGGCCTGATGTTTTAATCAAATACGCCAATGGATTGTTAAAGATGGGAAGGACCGACGAGGCGCTCATGAAGTATCGGGAAGGGGTCAGCCGTTTCCCGAATTTCCCTCCCCTCGCCAATGAGCTGGCCTTGATCCTGGCCTCGCATCAGGATCCCCGCTACCGTGACGGCGAGGAGGCGGTGCGGATCGCGACGAGTCTCTGCGAGAGGACGGGATTCTCAGACGCTCTCTTTATGGGCACACTGGCCGCCGCTTACGCCGAAACCGGCCGGTTTGATGCAGCGGTGAAGATGGAAGAACAGGCGCAACGAGCCGCCCAATCGGCCGGTATCACAGCCCTCGTCCAATCCAGTGAGGCGCGTCTCGCCCTGTATCAGCAGCGGCAACCGTTGCGGATCCGTTTTGGACCTTGA